Below is a genomic region from Chryseobacterium scophthalmum.
AAATATGTTTTGTATATCTTCTTTTAATTCCTTTAAAATTGGCAATTGCTTTCTTTAAAATTTCAAAATCGACTCCCAGATTATGAAGAATAGCCAATGCAACCGTTGCGTTTTCTACATTGTGAATTCCCGGAATATCCCACACAAAATCTTTTATGGTTTCTGTCGGCGTATGAAAATCAAAATAGATTTTATCATGATCCATACGAAGATTGTCTGAATAATAATCTGCTTCTTCGTTTACTGCATACGTTTTATGTGCTCTACCGATTTCAATTCCTTTTCTTACAAAAAGTTGTTTATCTTCCGGAACTAAAGCTGCAAATTGTTTAAAACCTTCTTCAATTGTATTTTTATCTCCATAAATATCCAAATGATCGGCATCTGTAGAAGTAATCACTGCCCAATCCGGAGAAAGGTTGAGGAAACTTCTGTCGTATTCATCGGCTTCAACTACAGAATATTTCGAACCGTTATATAGGAAATTTGATTTAAAATTCTCAGAAATTCCACCTAAGAAACATGAGAAAGGCAAATCTGCTTCTTTACACAAATGCGAAACCAAAGTAGACGTCGTTGTTTTACCATGCGTTCCTGCAACAGCGATGCAATCTGTATTTTCAGTAATTAAACCTAAAACTTTAGCACGTTTTAAAACTTCAAACTGATTTTCATTAAAATAATCTAAAATATCCAGCTTTTTAATTGCCGGAGTATAAATTACCAATGTATTTTCTTTCTGAAGCGAAGTAATTTTTTCATCAATGACATCTTCAAAAACAATATCAATTCCCTCGTTCATTAAAGCCGTCGTCAATTTCGTGTTGGTTTTATCATAGCCCAAAACATTTTTACCCGAAGCATGGAAGTACCGTGCCAAAGCACTCATTCCGATACCTCCGATTCCAACGAAGTAAAAATTTTGATATGTTTCTAAATTGTTCATTCTTTTTTCTTGTATTATTGTATTCATGTAAAGGGTATTTATGATTTCATTAATACATTTTACATTGGTACTTTTTACAGTTTATTAAATATCTCATCTACAATCTCCTTTGCCGCATTGGGTTTGGCAAAATATTTCAGATTTTCAGACATTTCTTTTCTTACATTTTCGTTTTCACAGATCTCTGATAATGTATTCCAGAATTTCTCCTGCATTTCAGAATCTTTTACCATTTTAGCTGCATTTTTTTCAACCAGATTCATCGCATTTTTGGTTTGATGATCTTCCGCCGCAAATGGAAAAGGAATCAATAAAACAGGTTTCTGTGCTACCGCCAATTCTGAAATGGCGATCGCTCCAGCTCTTGAAACAATGACATCTGCCGCCGAATAAGCAGTTTCCATGTCTTTGATGAATTCCTTTATTTGGATTTGAGATTCGAGATTCGAGATTCGAGATTCGTTGCTCAATTCACTATAGTCCAATTTTCCGGTTTGCCAGATTAATTGATATCCTTTTTCTTTAAGTTGATCAAGATTTTCTTTCCAACCGTTGTTTAATGTTCTTGAGCCTAAAGATCCGCCAACTGATAAAATGGTCAGTTTATTTTTATCTAAACCTAATTTTTCTTTAGCCGAAGAAGATTCCTGCATTCCTGAAACGATGTTCTCACGAATCGGATTTCCTAAAAACTTTATTTTTTCAGCCGGAAAACCTTCTACTTTTGGGTAGGCTGTAAACACGGCTTTCGCTTTTTTACTTAAAATTTTATTCGTCACTCCTGCATGTGCATTCTGCTCCTGAATAAAAATCGGAATTCCCATTTTACTGGCTTCATACAAAGCCGGTCCGCTTGCAAAACCACCCGTTCCCACAGCAAAATCGGGAGCAAAATTTTTAATTATTCTTTTAGATTTAGATAAACTTTTCAAAATCTTGAAAGGCAAACCTAGATTTGATAACATATTTCCTCTATCGATTCCTGCAATGTCAATTCCCTCTATTTTGTAGCCAGCTTGCGGAACTTTTTCCATTTCCATTTTTCCGTTGGCTCCAATGAACAAAAACTCTGCATCAGGAAATCTTTTCTTGATTTCGTCTGCAATAGCGATTGCCGGGAAGATGTGTCCTCCTGTTCCGCCTCCGGATAACAATACTTTTAGTTTTTTGTTCATACCTTTTATTATTGATAAATGATGATTGATAAGCGATATGAAAATCAATTATAAATTATCATTCATCACTTATATTTATGCAATGTCGTTTATTTCGACAATGCTTTGTTTTTTGCCCATTCCTTCTTCATCGTAGATCTGTATTCTTGAACTTATATTTAAAATAATTCCAAGCTGGATGTACGTTACCAACATGGATGTTCCCCCATAACTTATCAGCGGCAGTGGCTGTCCTGTAACTGGAATCAGATTCACAGCAACGGCAATATTTACTGCCAATTGTATGAAGATCATCACACCGAGACTGAGAACGAGCAACGAGCCGAAAAATGCGGGCATTTTACTTGCAATCATCACAATCCTTACAATCATAATCAGATACATACTGATCAGAAATCCGGCTCCGATTAAACCATATTCTTCTACAATAACTGCAAAAATAAAATCGGATGCAGATTGCGGAAGCATTTGTTTTAAAGCAGATTTCCCTGGTCCCATTCCGGTAATTCCACCGTGAACGATGGCGGCTTTTGCCTGCATTACCTGATAATTTTTAGCTTTTACACTTTCATCATCAACATCGGCAGATTTTGCTTTGCTCGACGTAAAGGTTTCGATACGGCTCATCCATGTATGTACACGGTTTCCGCCAATCATATTTGTATTTAATGCAATTAATAGAAACAATGCAATCGCAACAAATGATGCCGAGATAAAACCTGCAATGTACTTCCAATCTAACTGTCCGATAATCAAAACAATAACCGAAACCATTAAAATCATCAAAGCTGTAGAACCGTTATCTTTCGCCACCAATACAAAAACCAATAAAATCGGCCCGAAAATGTACATAATGTTCTCAATCGGAAGCCTTTCTCTTGTTATTTTCTTCGTTAAATATCTACACAGATAAATAATCAACATTAAAAAAGCAAAAGACGAAGGCTGAAATGAAATGGGTGTTCCCGGAATTTTCAACCATCTTGAAGCACTCGCTCCGTCAATGGTTTGTCCGGTAAACATCGTGACAATCAATAGAATAATCATTAAACCCAACATAATACTGCTGAGTTTTCCCATGTATTCATATTTCACGGTTCCCACCAATCGCATGATTGCCAAACCTAAAACCACAAAGAACATGTGCTTCATAACGTGACCCGTTGTAGTACCGTTATTTACAATATATTCTAAGTTTGAACTCGCAGAATAAACCGGGAAAATAGAGAAAATGGAGATCACAAGAATGACCATCCAAAGTACTTTATCACCCTTTAGAAATTCGAATCTGCTTTCTTCTATATTCTGTTCGTTCATACGTTTCGTATTCATGTATTTATGTAAAATGTATTCATGATGCTAAATATCTTTATACATTAATACTTTTTACATTTTACAATTATTTTAATACTTGCTTTTTAAACTGATGACCTCTGTCTTCGTAGCTTTTGAAAAGATCAAAACTTGCACAACAAGGTGAAAGTAAAACCGTATCACCCTTTTTTGCTAAAGCTTTTGAAGTTTTCACCGCTTCTTCCATGCTTGAAGTGCTGTAAATCAATTCTTTTTTGTTTTTGAAAAAGTCGATAATTTTCTGATTATCAATTCCTAAACAAACAATTGCTTTTACTTTTCTTTTAACTAAATCTTCAATTTCAGTATAGTCGTTTCCTTTATCTAAACCTCCAACAATCCAAACTGTAGGGTTTTTCATGCTTTCTAAAGCATAATAAGTTGCGTTTACATTGGTTGCTTTGCTGTCGTTGATGTATTTTACCCCTTCAATTTCCGTAACAAGTTCCAATCTGTGCTCAACCGCCTGGAAAGTCATCAATGAATTTCTAATGCTTTCATTATTGATTTCCAATATTTTACCTGCAATTGAAGCCGCTAAACTGTTGGCAACATTGTGATTTCCCAATAAAGACAATTCTTCAATTTTCATCGAGAATTCGTCTTTTAGTTTCACCACAATTTTATCTTCATTTACAAAACCTCCTTCATTCAATTTTTCTTTGGTTGAAAAAGGAATCATTTTCGCTTTAATTTCAAATTTTTCAAGAATATTTTTGCTCATTTCATCATCTTTATTGTAGATGAAAAAATTGTCATTTTCCTGATTTTCAGTTATTCTGAATTTAGCCAAAGCATATTCTTCGTAGTTGTAATTGTACTGATCTAAATGATCTTTCGACAAATTCAACAATAAAGAAATATACGGTCTGAAATTCTGAATATCATCCAACTGGAAAGAGCTTACCTCCAAAACATAATATTCATGGTTCTCATCGGCAACTTGTTTTGCAAAACTGTGGCCAATATTTCCGCCTAAACCAACATTCAATCCTTCATTTTTCAGGATGTGATAGATTAAAGACGTTGTCGTTGTTTTTCCGTTGCTTCCTGTGATGGCAATGATTTTTGCGTCTGTAAATTCAGATGCAAATTCAATTTCAGAAGAAAGTCTGATTCCTTTCTCTTGAATTTTGATAATCATTTCTGTCTTTTTAGGAATTCCTGGACTTTTTACAATCCAGTCTGCATTGAGAATTCTTTCCTCATCATGGTTTCCCTCCTCAAATTCAATATCATTTTCCGTTAAAAACTGTTTGTAATGATCCTTAATGGCACCTTTGTCTGAAAGAAATACTTCCAAACCTTTTTTCTTAGCCAAATAAGCAGCACCACATCCACTTTCGCCACCTCCTAAAACAACTATTTTCATATATTTTTTATTTAATGATTGAAAGATTTAAATGATTCAAAAAATTTTTAAATGCCTAAATCTTTTCAATTTTAAATTAATTTTCTATCTCATCTTCAATGTAATGAGACACACGATTGCCAACATAACCCCAATGATAATCATCCTGTTAACGATTTTACTTTCGTGAAAACCGTCTTTCTGATAATGATGATGCAGCGGAGACATTTTAAACAATCTATTATTTTGGGCATATTCCAACCCGAATTTTCTTTTTCTGTATTTAAAGACAACTACCTGAAGCATTACTGAGATATTTTCAATTAAGAAAATTCCGCAAAGCACAGGAATCATCAGTTCTTTTCTTAAAATAACCGCCAAAACAGCAATCACACCACCCAACATCAAACTTCCGGTATCTCCCATGAAAACCTGCGCAGGATAAGTATTATACCAGAAAAATCCGATTACTGCACCTACCATTGCGACGGCAAAAATGGTGGTTTCACCCATATTCGGGAGGAACATAATGTTGAGATAATCCGCAAAAATAATATTCCCGGAAACGTAGGCGAAAAAGGCAAGCGCCAAAAGAATAATGGTACTCGTTCCTGCGGCGAGTCCGTCGATTCCGTCGGTAATATTTGCTCCATTTGAAACAGCCGTTACAATAAAAATAACGATAGGAATAAAAACAATCCATGCCCATTCATGGGCATCTTTGTCATTCATCCAAAATAAAATTCCGCTGTAGTCGAACTCGTTATTTTTGGTAAAAGGAACAGTGGAAACTGTAATTTTTTCTGTTGGCATAAAGTTTTGTTCAACATTATTTCTGTTGACTACTTTTGCATCTGCATATTTTCTTTTAACCGTAATATCCGGATGGAAATACATTGTAACCCCGATAATTAGCCCTAAACCGACCTGACCTACAATTTTGAATTTTCCGCTTAACCCGTCTTTATTTTTCTTTATTTTCTTTAAATAATCATCTATAAAACCAATCGCTCCCATCCAAATTACCGTTACAATCAAAAGAACGATGTAAATATTGGTAATTCTTGTAAACAGCAATACCGGAATTAAAGTAGCAATAATGATGATGAAACCTCCCATTGTAGGCGTTCCTTCTTTTTGTTTTTGTCCGTCTAATCCCAAATCACGAACTAACTCGCCCATTTGTTTTCCTCTCAGGTAATTGATGATGCTTTTTCCATAAACGAGGGCAATCGTTAATGAAAGTAAAACAGCCATTCCTGCACGAAACGAAATGTACCTCAACATTCCCATTCCAGGAATATGGATGCCTTGGCTCGTTAAATATTCGTATAGATAGTATAACATCTTTTTAATTTAAAATTTAATTTATTTAAGAATTTAAAAATTCTAAGTTCTCTCAATATTCTCTTTTAAATACCTAATAAAGTTTGAAATATTAGAAGAAATTTCTCTTGAGAGATTGATTATTTCTTCCGCTGCATTTTCATCTCCTAGTTTCAACCTTTTACTTACAATCATCATGCTTCTTACTTCAGCACAACTGCCTTTTGCAATTTTTAAATATTTAATAAATTGTCTGTTATTATTATATTCTGAGCCTTCAGCAATATTATTTGATATTGAAAAACTGGCTCTTTTTATTTGATTATTAAATTCAAATTCTTTTTCTAAACCTTTAGATCTTAGAAATTGATAGACTTTCTCAATCAATTCTAAACTCTTTATATAAACCGGAAAATTTTCAAAATTTTTAGTCATCACTAATTTTTAAATTTTTAAATCGGTTCAATCTTTAAATAAACTATTTACTCATAAGCTTCCAAAGCTCATTAATTACTTTTTTGTCGTCAAAATGATGTTTTACACCATTGATTTCCTGATAATTTTCGTGGCCTTTTCCGGCAACGAGAACTATATCTTTTGGTTCGGCAAATTTTATTGCCATCTTTATCGCTTCTCTTCTGTCTGGAATTGAAGTGTATTTGCTGAAATTCTGAGGCTCAACACCTGCTTCAATTTCTTTTATAATCACAGCCGGATCTTCTGTTCTTGGATTATCTGAAGTGATGATTGCCAACGTTGATT
It encodes:
- a CDS encoding four helix bundle protein, whose product is MTKNFENFPVYIKSLELIEKVYQFLRSKGLEKEFEFNNQIKRASFSISNNIAEGSEYNNNRQFIKYLKIAKGSCAEVRSMMIVSKRLKLGDENAAEEIINLSREISSNISNFIRYLKENIERT
- the murD gene encoding UDP-N-acetylmuramoyl-L-alanine--D-glutamate ligase; this encodes MKIVVLGGGESGCGAAYLAKKKGLEVFLSDKGAIKDHYKQFLTENDIEFEEGNHDEERILNADWIVKSPGIPKKTEMIIKIQEKGIRLSSEIEFASEFTDAKIIAITGSNGKTTTTSLIYHILKNEGLNVGLGGNIGHSFAKQVADENHEYYVLEVSSFQLDDIQNFRPYISLLLNLSKDHLDQYNYNYEEYALAKFRITENQENDNFFIYNKDDEMSKNILEKFEIKAKMIPFSTKEKLNEGGFVNEDKIVVKLKDEFSMKIEELSLLGNHNVANSLAASIAGKILEINNESIRNSLMTFQAVEHRLELVTEIEGVKYINDSKATNVNATYYALESMKNPTVWIVGGLDKGNDYTEIEDLVKRKVKAIVCLGIDNQKIIDFFKNKKELIYSTSSMEEAVKTSKALAKKGDTVLLSPCCASFDLFKSYEDRGHQFKKQVLK
- the murC gene encoding UDP-N-acetylmuramate--L-alanine ligase, whose product is MNNLETYQNFYFVGIGGIGMSALARYFHASGKNVLGYDKTNTKLTTALMNEGIDIVFEDVIDEKITSLQKENTLVIYTPAIKKLDILDYFNENQFEVLKRAKVLGLITENTDCIAVAGTHGKTTTSTLVSHLCKEADLPFSCFLGGISENFKSNFLYNGSKYSVVEADEYDRSFLNLSPDWAVITSTDADHLDIYGDKNTIEEGFKQFAALVPEDKQLFVRKGIEIGRAHKTYAVNEEADYYSDNLRMDHDKIYFDFHTPTETIKDFVWDIPGIHNVENATVALAILHNLGVDFEILKKAIANFKGIKRRYTKHIYPSGKIYIDDYAHHPTEINAVVGSIKTFYPDKKLLVVFQPHLFSRTRDFADGFAESLNNSNELILLDIYPARELQENFEGITSDWLLEKVTLNKKEVSNLSDAFNKIKEKEFDILLTVGAGNIDTLYDPICEWMNKM
- a CDS encoding FtsW/RodA/SpoVE family cell cycle protein; amino-acid sequence: MNTKRMNEQNIEESRFEFLKGDKVLWMVILVISIFSIFPVYSASSNLEYIVNNGTTTGHVMKHMFFVVLGLAIMRLVGTVKYEYMGKLSSIMLGLMIILLIVTMFTGQTIDGASASRWLKIPGTPISFQPSSFAFLMLIIYLCRYLTKKITRERLPIENIMYIFGPILLVFVLVAKDNGSTALMILMVSVIVLIIGQLDWKYIAGFISASFVAIALFLLIALNTNMIGGNRVHTWMSRIETFTSSKAKSADVDDESVKAKNYQVMQAKAAIVHGGITGMGPGKSALKQMLPQSASDFIFAVIVEEYGLIGAGFLISMYLIMIVRIVMIASKMPAFFGSLLVLSLGVMIFIQLAVNIAVAVNLIPVTGQPLPLISYGGTSMLVTYIQLGIILNISSRIQIYDEEGMGKKQSIVEINDIA
- the mraY gene encoding phospho-N-acetylmuramoyl-pentapeptide-transferase: MLYYLYEYLTSQGIHIPGMGMLRYISFRAGMAVLLSLTIALVYGKSIINYLRGKQMGELVRDLGLDGQKQKEGTPTMGGFIIIIATLIPVLLFTRITNIYIVLLIVTVIWMGAIGFIDDYLKKIKKNKDGLSGKFKIVGQVGLGLIIGVTMYFHPDITVKRKYADAKVVNRNNVEQNFMPTEKITVSTVPFTKNNEFDYSGILFWMNDKDAHEWAWIVFIPIVIFIVTAVSNGANITDGIDGLAAGTSTIILLALAFFAYVSGNIIFADYLNIMFLPNMGETTIFAVAMVGAVIGFFWYNTYPAQVFMGDTGSLMLGGVIAVLAVILRKELMIPVLCGIFLIENISVMLQVVVFKYRKRKFGLEYAQNNRLFKMSPLHHHYQKDGFHESKIVNRMIIIGVMLAIVCLITLKMR
- the murG gene encoding undecaprenyldiphospho-muramoylpentapeptide beta-N-acetylglucosaminyltransferase yields the protein MNKKLKVLLSGGGTGGHIFPAIAIADEIKKRFPDAEFLFIGANGKMEMEKVPQAGYKIEGIDIAGIDRGNMLSNLGLPFKILKSLSKSKRIIKNFAPDFAVGTGGFASGPALYEASKMGIPIFIQEQNAHAGVTNKILSKKAKAVFTAYPKVEGFPAEKIKFLGNPIRENIVSGMQESSSAKEKLGLDKNKLTILSVGGSLGSRTLNNGWKENLDQLKEKGYQLIWQTGKLDYSELSNESRISNLESQIQIKEFIKDMETAYSAADVIVSRAGAIAISELAVAQKPVLLIPFPFAAEDHQTKNAMNLVEKNAAKMVKDSEMQEKFWNTLSEICENENVRKEMSENLKYFAKPNAAKEIVDEIFNKL